One Dictyostelium discoideum AX4 chromosome 3 chromosome, whole genome shotgun sequence genomic region harbors:
- the bzpG gene encoding hypothetical protein, whose protein sequence is MLSVWNLPVEQQPQQQQQQQQNIINSSNNINSINSALDNILNTTSKGIQLPRFNLLNTSSSGFLTNSNDTLFLENNNNNNNNINQQLNKSVLNSSNKQLDIIKTINEISNEHKSFQPFEITPIKPQSTSTNTYNTEFGVINQNTFVLDSNKIEELRVDTSVLDPLLSLPYNIINNTTNNNNNNNNNNNNNNNNNNSNNNNSNNNNINNNNNKSNTPMKKESTIRNSNSTFEKFESPTLSTTFGLNKEELNTFTTTDMNNYVKQANMVKELSQVEKKELKRQKRLIKNRESAHLSRQRKRERLTDLEHRVEELSSNSIDINKTLSSLENENLILKAEVGQLFEVINDSPVLSALFYKIASLSQQPQKDTIGAY, encoded by the coding sequence ATGTTATCAGTTTGGAATTTACCAGTcgaacaacaaccacaacaacaacaacaacaacaacaaaatataataaatagtagtaataatataaattctaTTAATAGTGCATtagataatattttaaatacaaCTTCAAAAGGTATTCAATTACCTCgctttaatttattaaatacaaGTTCTTCTGGTTTTCTAACAAATAGTAATGATACattatttttggaaaataataataacaataataacaatataaatcaacaattaaataaatctgtATTAAATAGTTCCAATAAACAACTtgatattataaaaacaattaatgaaatatcAAACGAACATAAATCCTTTCAACCATTTGAAATTACACCAATTAAACCAcaatcaacttcaacaaaTACCTATAATACCGAATTTGGTGTAATCAATCAAAATACTTTTGTTttagattcaaataaaattgaagaattaaGAGTAGATACTTCTGTTTTAGATCCACTTCTTTCGCTTccatataatattattaataatactaccaataataataataataataataataataataataataataataataataataatagtaacaataataatagtaacaataataatattaataataacaataataaaagtaatacaCCAATGAAAAAAGAATCAACTATTAGAAATTCTAACTCTACGtttgaaaaatttgaatCCCCAACACTCTCTACTACTTTTGGTTTAAACaaagaagaattaaataCATTCACTACAACCGATATGAATAACTATGTTAAACAAGCAAATATGGTCAAAGAATTATCACAAGTCgaaaaaaaggaattaaaAAGACAAAAAAGGTTAATCAAAAATAGAGAATCTGCTCATTTGTCCAgacaaagaaaaagagaacgTTTAACTGACCTCGAGCATAGAGTAGAAGAATTGTCCTCAAACTCTATCGATATCAATAAAACCCTCTCTAgtttagaaaatgaaaatttgatCTTAAAAGCTGAAGTAGGTCAACTCTTTGAAGTAATCAACGATTCACCTGTCTTATCAGCTCTTTTCTATAAAATTGCCTCTCTttcacaacaaccacaaaagGATACAATTGGTGCCTATTAA
- the gefC gene encoding Ras nucleotide exchange factor (Similar to RCC1) — translation MSVFTFGHGSNGALGLGKITDDTCPTPQKVNYFTEIDKRVKKVACGSYHTVFVTDDEHLYICGIKKDPKHGTTLFYTSPPPTTTTTTTTTSSTSATTTTTNGMVNEKNNNNKNNNGEKIVNSKPESVIIKDGASNTTNDSTSSSSTSTSSLSSSLPPTNIETPRDKKKPPIKLDKGIPHHRSTRELIQRPESPLLNKLLTSKAEMEFKHYESNEKSKDEMKDNENENEEDEDDDDDDSTIRQNEDKESSLIDDNESETSLRINKKDAENITNNIRLIKELDEQQQQPQQPQQNLKGIMNQPPLPTNDDLDEDPNIHFTPIRISTHFLENSPLNTIKQVALGNYHIVLLTEGGNVWTWGSNSNGQLGYLVDTQQQQQQQLQQQQSMSSLQPSASSSSPSSSSLQTTCTPKMVEIKCVKYIATGVKNTAALTEWGELYMWGINEHGELGLGDTIDRRTPTRVIRLKNEVVSTIACSSTHSACYTESGKMYVWGQSDETGKIQAIPSPLPIHSYLDREIKSPNGGGVGGFFGGGGKIKQLACGQRCIAVLTQMGEVFMWEIPGIPIPLRNALENHSVRNIVMGNFHLVCLTDSGEVVTIGRNKTGQLGRTDAENEPGIVKQLSFDPDGLNSDEFVVSIAAGEFHSVALVENTPKTKLALQLVRMQRNYLRQLNILNNIYYKSMMSMASPYDPVVLSMMNNGSASTLPPSLKGLSGGLPDNANNTIKNGKDKDNHHNGDSNGHHSNGHYHGNGNNGNNSITTSNSISSPSLLGSGGTLKSRSASIATIRGLFGINHMLHHSQSQSFQEENSTVTEDEIKEIFSDIEALSKLTEKFLSYLDQRMDNWDPVSKVLGDIFLDEALMAAYRIYIPYSDSYNTSCMTLFNIRRRNERLSNIIKDCEKKSKSFGVKLDQEFVKEIDLKSLLLSPLQNIPRIYILLRELGSDDSGNINPRDIDLINFAATKFQVLLERMNQNFQFVNAVEILHCSSNEYGNPQIMGGSLPQLVDKLTHHNISDPNFRDVFLLTFRAFTTPCNLFDLLVETFQRQKHLKNGRVVNVITSWVVHHFYDFEKDKLSDFTQDPNHNPQLLSEKLEQFIYSEDHQSVSQIKLQYFSHRKRLESSINLIDNQKLTQNEITTPPPLQIQNNNQNNNLENNNNNNNNNNTTTTTTTPNDNINDINNNNNNNNNNNNNNNNNNNNNNNNNNNNNNNNNLTNSTIKLVVQPPIPINFNLLDSQPIEVAQTLTIMDHHYFAMIDKREFLGQRWAKNKSPNIQISTDHFNRTSQVVVTEILKSKNSKQRSATLGYFISVAYCCFELNNLSGTASIIYGLNSASIQRLKKSWSKLPKESMIAFEYLDKIVTPMKNYISLRHLMTTIQPPCVPFLGTYLKDLTFIEEGNPSIIGGLINFYKQRKIAEVIFQIQQHQQVVYSAIRSNPTIKAFLMSSHTFDDKQAQKISSEAE, via the exons TTAcagaaattgataaaagaGTTAAAAAAGTGGCATGTGGTTCATATCATACAGTATTTGTTACag ATGATGAACACTTATATATATGCGGTATAAAAAAGGATCCAAAACATGGAACTACATTATTTTATACAAGTCCACCtccaacaactacaactacaactactaccactagCAGTACCAGtgcaacaactacaacaacaaatggaatggttaatgaaaaaaataataataataaaaataataatggcgaaaaaattgtaaatagtaAACCGGAATCAGTCATTATTAAAGATGGAGCATCAAATACAACCAATGATTCaacttcatcttcttcaacttcaacttcttctttatcatcatcattaccacCAACAAATATTGAAACACCAAGAGATAAAAAGAAACCACCAATTAAACTAGATAAAGGTATACCTCATCATAGATCAACAAGAGAATTAATACAAAGACCAGAAAGtccattattaaataaattattaacatcAAAAGCTGAAATGGAATTTAAACATTATGAATCAAATGAGAAAAGTAAAGATGAAATGAaggataatgaaaatgaaaatgaagaagatgaagatgatgatgatgacgatagCACTATACGACAAAATGAAGATAAGgaatcatcattaattgatgataatgaaagtgAAACAAGTttaagaattaataaaaaagatgcggaaaatataacaaataatataagattaattaaagaacttgatgaacaacaacaacaaccacaacaaccacaacaaaatCTTAAAGGTATAATGAATcaaccaccattaccaacAAATGATGATTTAGATGAAGATccaaatattcattttacACCAATTAGAATTTCAACTCACTTTTTAGAGAATTCTCCATTGAATACTATTAAACAAGTTGCATTGGGTAACTATCATATTGTATTATTGACAGAAGGTGGTAATGTTTGGACATGgggttcaaattcaaatggtCAATTAGGTTATTTGGTTGatactcaacaacaacaacaacaacaattacaacaacaacaaagtaTGTCATCATTACAACCATCtgcttcatcttcttcaccCTCTTCATCTTCCTTACAAACAACATGTACTCCAAAAATGGTTGAAATTAAATGTGTAAAATATATTGCAACTGGTGTAAAGAATACAGCTGCTTTAACTGAATGGGGTGAACTTTATATGTGGGGTATTAATGAACATGGTGAATTAGGATTAGGTGATACAATTGATAGACGTACACCAACTCGTGTCATTAGATTAAAGAATGAAGTTGTATCAACTATCGCTTGTTCAAGTACTCATAGTGCATGTTATACTGAATCTGGTAAAATGTATGTGTGGGGTCAAAGTGATGAAACTGGTAAAATCCAAGCCATCCCATCACCATTACCAATTCATAGTTATTTAGATAGAGAGATTAAATCAccaaatggtggtggtgttggtggtttctttggtggtggtggtaaaattaaacaattagcATGTGGTCAACGCTGTATTGCAGTGCTAACTCAAATGGGTGAAGTATTTATGTGGGAAATACCAGGTATACCAATACCATTACGTAATGCATTAGAGAATCATAGTGTTAGAAATATTGTTATGGGTAATTTTCATTTAGTTTGTTTAACTGATAGTGGAGAAGTTGTAACCATTGGTAGAAATAAAACTGGACAATTGGGTAGAACTGATGCTGAGAATGAACCTGGTATTGTTAAACAACTCTCATTCGATCCTGATGGTTTGAATAGTGATGAATTTGTTGTATCAATAGCAGCTGGTGAATTTCATTCAGTGGCATTGGTTGAAAATACTCCAAAGACAAAATTAGCATTACAATTGGTTAGAATGCAAAGAAATTATCTACGTCAATTAAATATCTTAAATAATATCTACTATAAATCAATGATGTCAATGGCATCACCTTATGATCCAGTCGTTCTATCAATGATGAATAATGGTAGTGCTTCAACTTTACCACCATCTCTTAAAGGTTTAAGTGGTGGTTTACCTGATAATGcaaataatactattaaaaatggtaaagataaagataacCACCATAATGGTGATAGTAATGGTCATCACAGTAATGGTCATTAtcatggtaatggtaataatggtaataattcaataacaACTAGtaattcaatatcatcaccatcattactAGGTAGTGGTGGCACATTAAAATCACGTTCAGCAAGTATTGCAACTATTAGAGGTTTATTTGGTATTAATCATATGTTACATCAttcacaatcacaatcattTCAAGAGGAGAATTCAACCGTTACAgaagatgaaattaaagagatCTTTTCAGATATTGAAGCATTATCAAAATTGACAGAGAAATTCCTAAGCTATCTCGATCAACGTATGGATAATTGGGATCCTGTATCAAAGGTGTTGGGTGATATATTCTTGGATGAAGCATTAATGGCAGCCTATCGTATCTATATACCCTATAGTGATAGCTACAACACATCATGTATGACACTATTCAATATTAGACGTCGTAATGAACGTCTCTCAAATATCATCAAAGATTGTGAAAAGAAGAGTAAATCATTTGGTGTTAAATTAGATCAAGAATTTGTCaaagaaattgatttaaaaagtttactattatcaccattacaAAATATACCaagaatttatatattaCTAAGAGAATTGGGTAGTGACGATAGTGGTAATATCAATCCACgtgatattgatttaattaatttcgcAGCCACCAAATTCCAAGTACTCTTGGAAAGAATGAATCAAAATTTCCAATTTGTAAATGCAGTTGAAATTTTACATTGTTCCTCCAATGAATATGGTAATCCTCAAATTATGGGTGGTTCATTACCACAATTGGTAGATAAATTAACCCATCACAATATTTCAGATCCAAATTTCCGTGATGTTTTCTTATTAACTTTTCGTGCTTTCACAACTCCCTGTAATCTATTCGATTTGTTAGTTGAAACTTTCCAACGTCAAAAACATCTTAAAAATGGTAGAGTTGTAAATGTCATCACCTCTTGGGTAGTTCATCATTTCTATGActttgaaaaagataaactCTCTGATTTCACTCAAGATCCAAATCACAACCCACAATTACTCTCTGAAAAATTGGAACAATTTATATATAGTGAAGATCATCAATCAGTTTctcaaattaaattacaataTTTCTCTCATCGTAAACGTTTAGAATCTTCAatcaatttaattgataatcaaaaattaactcaaaatgaaattacaactccaccaccactacaaattcaaaataataatcaaaataataatttagaaaataataataataataataataataataatacaactactactactacaactcCAAATGACAATATAAacgatattaataataacaataacaataacaataataataataataataataataataataataataataataataataataataataataataataataataataatttaacaaatagTACAATTAAATTAGTAGTTCaaccaccaataccaattaattttaatttattagatAGTCAACCAATTGAAGTTGCACAAACATTAACAATAATggatcatcattattttgcAATGATTGATAAGAGAGAATTTTTAGGTCAAAGATGGGCAAAGAATAAATCaccaaatattcaaatttcaACAGATCATTTCAATAGAACCAGTCAAGTGGTTGTTACagagattttaaaatctaaaaattcaaaacaaaGATCTGCAACATTGGGTTACTTTATTAGTGTAGCTTATTGTTGTTTCGAATTGAATAATCTATCAGGTACTGCATCAATTATCTATGGTTTAAATAGTGCTTCCATTCAACGTTTAAAGAAATCTTGGAGTAAATTACCAAAAGAGTCAATGATAGCATTCGAATATTTAGATAAGATTGTAACTCCAATGAAAAACTATATATCATTACGTCATCTAATGACAACTATTCAACCACCTTGTGTACCTTTTCTTGGCACCTATCTAAAGGATCTCACCTTTATTGAAGAAGGTAATCCTTCAATCATTGGTGGTTTGATCAATTTCTATAAACAAAGAAAGATTGCTGAAGTAatctttcaaattcaacaacatcaacaagtGGTTTACTCTGCCATTAGATCAAATCCAACAATTAAAGCTTTCTTAATGTCTTCACATACTTTTGATGATAAACAAGCTCAAAAAATTTCTTCTGAGGcagaataa